A DNA window from Labrys wisconsinensis contains the following coding sequences:
- a CDS encoding mannitol dehydrogenase family protein has product MSRMLPLNTTTLASFGPTVTRPRYDRSRLRPGIVHIGVGNFHRVHQAVAVEACLHLPGHEAWAICGIGLTDGPAALAKAQAYRRQDNLYTVTELTGPTPEKTQVVGAMVEYLHAPAEPEAVLARLADPATRIVSLTITEGGYFIDEASGAFSLAAADVAGDLAGRTPKTAFGTIVAGLARRRQAGLPPFTVMSCDNLPRNGDTARLAVLGFARAKDPALADWIEANGAFPNSMVDRIAPQVPEAERRRITAATGVDDLLAATCETYTSWVVEDRFSAGRPSLERAGVVFSDEVAAYVAVKGRLSNAAHMLMCYPALLMGSRLVDEGMRHPDIPRLLGRFWELDARRLVVPPSGYSTRAFTDTVVERFANPAIKDQLLRVAGDGASKIPVFHGRTITQLIAGGGDLAREAFLIACFGRYLGGVDDRGVGFEIFEPRIGPQDWRGLRTGDPLAVLGIEAFGGLGLRQSPAFVAAYQRISRQLAAQGTAATLAQLLV; this is encoded by the coding sequence ATGAGTCGAATGCTCCCGCTCAACACCACGACGCTCGCATCGTTCGGCCCGACCGTGACCAGGCCGCGCTATGACCGCAGCCGGCTTCGTCCCGGCATCGTGCATATCGGCGTCGGCAACTTCCACCGCGTGCACCAGGCCGTGGCCGTCGAGGCCTGCCTGCACCTTCCCGGTCACGAGGCCTGGGCCATCTGCGGGATCGGCCTGACGGACGGGCCCGCCGCCCTGGCCAAGGCGCAGGCCTATCGCCGCCAGGACAACCTCTACACCGTGACGGAGCTCACCGGGCCGACACCTGAGAAGACGCAGGTCGTCGGCGCGATGGTCGAGTACCTCCACGCTCCCGCCGAGCCGGAAGCCGTCCTCGCGCGGCTTGCCGATCCCGCCACGCGCATCGTCTCGCTGACCATCACCGAAGGCGGCTACTTCATCGACGAGGCCAGCGGCGCGTTCAGCCTCGCCGCGGCGGATGTCGCCGGCGACCTCGCCGGCCGGACGCCGAAGACGGCGTTCGGCACCATCGTCGCGGGGCTGGCGCGCCGCCGCCAGGCCGGGTTGCCGCCGTTCACGGTGATGTCCTGCGACAATCTCCCGCGCAACGGCGACACCGCGCGCCTCGCCGTCCTCGGCTTCGCCCGGGCCAAGGACCCGGCGCTGGCCGATTGGATCGAGGCGAACGGCGCCTTCCCGAACTCGATGGTCGATCGCATCGCGCCGCAGGTGCCGGAGGCGGAACGCCGGCGGATCACCGCGGCGACCGGCGTCGACGATCTTCTGGCGGCGACCTGCGAGACCTATACGAGCTGGGTGGTGGAGGATCGCTTCAGCGCCGGGCGGCCGAGCCTCGAGCGCGCCGGCGTGGTGTTCAGCGACGAGGTCGCCGCCTATGTCGCGGTGAAGGGCCGACTTTCCAACGCCGCCCACATGCTGATGTGCTACCCCGCCCTGCTGATGGGCTCGCGCCTCGTCGACGAGGGCATGCGCCATCCCGACATTCCGCGCCTGCTGGGCAGATTCTGGGAGCTCGATGCCCGCCGCCTGGTCGTGCCGCCCTCCGGCTATTCGACCCGGGCCTTCACCGACACGGTGGTCGAGCGCTTCGCCAACCCGGCGATCAAGGACCAGCTGCTGCGGGTGGCCGGCGACGGCGCCTCCAAGATCCCCGTGTTCCACGGCAGGACGATCACGCAATTGATCGCCGGCGGCGGCGACCTCGCCCGCGAAGCCTTCCTCATCGCGTGCTTCGGGCGCTATCTCGGCGGCGTCGACGACAGGGGCGTCGGGTTCGAGATCTTCGAGCCGCGCATCGGGCCGCAGGACTGGCGCGGCCTGCGGACCGGCGATCCCCTGGCCGTGCTCGGCATCGAGGCGTTTGGCGGCCTCGGCCTCAGGCAGAGCCCGGCTTTCGTCGCCGCCTACCAGAGAATTTCACGACAGCTGGCGGCGCAGGGGACTGCGGCGACGCTGGCGCAACTCCTAGTGTAG
- a CDS encoding ABC transporter substrate-binding protein, whose translation MRFLSHLAGIAMAGAALATGASGPTLAKDIRSVGISVGSLGNPGFVIIANTATRLIKKAYPQAQVTTVGYDYDLGKQVNQIDNFIAAGVDFILLNPGDPKAITPAIRKAQAAGIPVIAFDTVADGADAAVTTDNVMAGRISCQYIADKLNGKGSVIIENGPQVSAVVDRVTGCKAVFSKYPDIKILSDDQDAKGSRDGGLAVAQGYLTRFPKIDAIFTINDPQAIGTALAAKQANRGEFFITSVDGSPDIEAALKDPGLDMIKASASQDFYAIPKVSAQTGMDIVNGKKPEKTLLLIPSTLVTRENVGDYQGWNAKHDD comes from the coding sequence ATGAGATTTTTGAGCCATCTCGCCGGCATCGCCATGGCCGGCGCGGCCCTGGCCACGGGCGCATCCGGCCCGACCCTGGCCAAGGACATCAGATCCGTCGGCATATCCGTCGGGTCGCTCGGCAACCCCGGCTTCGTCATCATCGCCAACACGGCCACGCGGCTGATCAAGAAGGCCTATCCGCAGGCCCAGGTCACGACGGTCGGCTACGACTACGACCTCGGCAAGCAGGTCAACCAGATCGACAATTTCATCGCCGCCGGCGTCGACTTCATCCTGCTGAACCCCGGCGACCCCAAGGCGATCACGCCGGCGATCCGGAAGGCCCAGGCTGCCGGCATTCCGGTCATCGCCTTCGACACCGTCGCCGACGGGGCGGACGCCGCCGTCACCACCGACAACGTCATGGCCGGGCGGATCTCCTGCCAGTACATCGCCGACAAGCTGAACGGCAAAGGCAGCGTCATCATCGAGAACGGTCCCCAGGTCTCGGCCGTCGTCGATCGGGTGACGGGCTGCAAGGCGGTGTTCTCCAAATATCCCGACATCAAGATTCTCTCCGACGACCAGGACGCCAAGGGCTCGCGCGATGGCGGCCTCGCGGTGGCGCAGGGCTATCTCACGCGCTTCCCGAAGATCGATGCCATCTTCACCATCAACGATCCCCAGGCCATCGGCACGGCGCTGGCCGCCAAGCAGGCCAATCGCGGCGAATTCTTCATCACCTCGGTCGACGGCTCGCCCGACATCGAGGCGGCCCTGAAGGATCCGGGGCTCGACATGATCAAGGCCTCGGCCAGCCAGGACTTCTACGCCATCCCCAAGGTCTCGGCGCAGACCGGCATGGATATCGTCAACGGCAAGAAGCCTGAAAAGACGCTCCTGCTGATTCCTTCGACGCTGGTCACCCGCGAGAATGTCGGGGACTACCAGGGATGGAATGCCAAGCACGACGATTGA
- a CDS encoding sugar-binding transcriptional regulator — translation MAGHESDASRIETATRAAWLYFVAGNTQEEIARKLRVSRPTAQRLVTLAVSERLITFRVERRLAACMELSEQLRERFGLQYCEIVPTDLENPQSLTGVALSAANFIEQILMSPTPSILAIGSGRTLRAAVDQIVPMDARHHTLVALVGNIAPDGSASFFDVLHKLADVTKAKHYPIPLPVLMETSEQRELLAALPLVQKVHALAAKADAALVGVGQMDLSAPQFQDGFISREELVELMKAGAAGEVTGWNFDSRGRILGNQVNSRLTSAPPEPGSGRLVVGVGIGEPKARSIFSAIAGQILTGLITDEATARRVIAF, via the coding sequence TTGGCCGGACATGAATCGGACGCCTCGCGCATCGAGACGGCGACCCGCGCCGCCTGGCTCTACTTCGTCGCGGGCAATACCCAGGAGGAGATCGCTCGCAAGCTTCGCGTCTCGCGGCCCACGGCCCAGCGGCTGGTGACGCTCGCCGTCTCGGAGCGATTGATCACCTTTCGCGTCGAGCGCCGGCTGGCGGCCTGCATGGAGCTTTCCGAGCAGCTGCGGGAGCGTTTCGGGCTGCAATATTGCGAGATCGTGCCGACCGACCTGGAGAATCCGCAGTCCTTGACGGGCGTGGCCTTGAGCGCGGCGAACTTCATCGAGCAGATCCTGATGTCGCCGACGCCGAGCATCCTGGCGATCGGTTCCGGGCGGACCCTGCGGGCCGCCGTGGATCAGATCGTGCCGATGGACGCCCGCCACCACACGCTGGTGGCTCTGGTCGGCAATATTGCGCCCGACGGCTCGGCGAGCTTCTTCGACGTGCTCCACAAGCTCGCCGACGTCACCAAGGCGAAGCACTATCCCATTCCGCTTCCCGTCCTGATGGAGACGAGCGAGCAGCGCGAGCTGCTCGCAGCCCTGCCGCTCGTCCAGAAAGTCCATGCATTGGCCGCAAAGGCCGATGCCGCGCTCGTGGGCGTCGGGCAGATGGATCTGAGCGCTCCGCAGTTTCAGGACGGATTCATCTCCCGGGAGGAGCTCGTCGAGCTCATGAAGGCCGGCGCCGCCGGCGAAGTGACGGGCTGGAACTTCGACAGCCGCGGCAGGATCCTCGGCAACCAGGTCAATTCCCGGTTGACCTCGGCGCCGCCGGAGCCCGGCTCGGGCCGGCTCGTGGTCGGTGTCGGGATCGGCGAGCCGAAGGCCAGATCAATCTTTTCTGCGATTGCCGGACAAATTCTCACGGGCCTCATCACGGATGAGGCGACGGCCAGGCGCGTCATCGCCTTCTGA